A segment of the Candidatus Synechococcus calcipolaris G9 genome:
CGTGCCAACCATGTTCCCCACTTAAAAAGCCAATCAGGAGGCTGCCAACCAACAAAAATACTGACCCATTCAAAAAGGCTTCTTGAAGGACTTCACCCCAGGAAAACTCACTATCATCTTCCCGATGGGCAGTGAGATTGACCAAAATTAGGCCAATAATAATCGCTGGGGATTCCATCAGGGCTAAGGCCGCCACCATGTAGCCATCAAAGGCAATGCCTAACTCATCGAGAAAGGAACTGGCGGTAATAAATGTCACCGCACTAATGGATCCATAGGTTGCTGCGATCGCCGCGGCATTATAGGGATCGAGCTTGATGCGCAAAATAAAAAAAGTATAGATGGGAACAAGGACTGCCATCGTAACCGCCGCCAACATCGTGAGTCCCACTTCGGTATTAATCCCACTTTTGGCTAACTCAACACCGCCCTTAAAACCAATGGCAAAAAGAAGATAAAGGGAAAAAAGCTTGGGAATGGGTGGCGGAATTTCTAAATCGGATTTTACAAAGACGGCCGTCATGCCGAGAAAAAAGAATAAAACCGGTGGATTCAGGATATTGGAGAGAATCAAACTAAGATCCATAATGATTCTCCTTTCCCGTTAAATAATGTTTCAAAAAAGATGGTCTCCATATTAAGTTTTGTAATCTAATATTTAGTTACCTAGGATAATCTTAAGGGCATCTCGAAAAATTCGGAAAAGTAGTTTGAATATAAGATCGTGCTGGAGAAGATAGCATGATTTCAAGCGGGCTATGGGATAACAAGGATTTTAGAACTAGGCGATCGCCTTGAGAAACTACCACAGAACATATTTAACCAAGTGATGAGCTATTGAAATACCCAGTGTGCGATCGCAGCAACAGATTATTTATGATTTATGCTCAGAATCAAATTTAGGCATAAAGGGTAAGGATTCCAGAAAAGCTTGGGGTGCATTAGTCATGGTATGGAGCCAAGAGTCTTCGATTTCCGCTTTTTTTTCTGTCAACTCCTGGGCTAAGGCATCCCGACTCGCAGTTAGGGTGGTTAATTTTTCCGTTAAAGCATCATGTTCACTTTGGAGTGTCTGATAGCGACTTTTGAGGGTTTGGTAGTCTGTGTTCGTGCCCTCGACCTGGTGTTGCAGGTTTTGGATCTCGGCCCGTTGAGTCTCAATGGTGGCGATCGCCTCCTTCAAGTGAGTATCTAGGGTCGAAATTTGATCACTCAGGGCATCAATTTCCCCTTGACGAGTTATTCCCCGCAACCAAGACTGGGCTAAAATCAACCCGATCAAAATTACCGTCGCCAGTAGGTAGATATTAAGGAGCAGTTGTCCCTGGGAAGAAAGAGTTGCCACCATCACCAGTTCACTCACTCTATAAAGTCTTCTCCATCATAGTGGATGCTGATTAGGGCCAAGGCCGCGATCGCGGCGGTAACAGCCCGCAAGGTTCGTCGCCCCAAGGAAACCGTCTGCCAACCCGCCCTTTGCGCTTGCTCCACTTCCTGACTTGTCCATCCCCCCTCTGGGCCAATGGCAATATAGATTTTTTTAATGTTTTTAGCGTGAGTATTTCCTTGATCCAGTGCCCGATTTAGAGGAATGGCATCGGTTGCTAGACCGGCCATATATCGCGCTCCCTCGAAGGTCAACATTTCATCAAGGGCGATCGCCGTCGAAATTTTGGGAACCCATAGCCGCTGGGACTGTTCCGCCGCTTCCTGGGCAATCCGTTGCCACCGCTGGTATTTTGAGGCACTCGGCTGTAAGAGACTGCGATCGCTGCGAATAGGAATAATTTCCCTGACGCCTAACTCCGTTGCTTCCTGGATCACGAGATCGAGGCTATTTCCCTTGACAAGAGCCATACAAAGGACAATAGATACCCCTAATTCCGTTGAAATGGGAGCCGCCTCCAGTAATCGACTGGGTTCACCCACCCCCCCTAATTGACTCAGCCATCGTTGACCCTGACCATCCATGGCCAAAAAGCGATCGCCGGGATTTAGACGTAATACCCGATAAAGATAATGACACTGGGCCGATGTCAAAGACAGGTTATCATCCCTCACCTGATCGGGGGCGATGACAAGACGCTGGAGATTAGCTCCGATCTTCTTTTCCTGGGGTTGATTACTCATTGCCGGGTTGGCATCCCTGGGGCACTTTCACAGATCAGCAATAAATTTCTGCTGCAAACAACGAAAAAAGCCTCGGAATCCAGCCAAGATTTCAGGAATTCATCCGAGGGCTAATAGTTTGGTTTTTACCTATAAACCTATTGATTGGTATAGGACGACAACAGTTGAACCAACTGCTGCACAATGGCTTCCTGCTCCCGCGTCACCTGGGGATAGCTAAAATCTTCGCGGATATGAACTTCAAATCCGGGCAAGACCTCTACCCGTTGCCATGTTTCTGGCAATGCCTTACCCTCATGGGTCACCTCACTACCTGCAACCGCTACGGAAGGTGTGGCAGGGGCAGCTACAGTAGAGCGATTTCCAAAGGGGGTCAGCGGCGGTGACGAGCGATCGCGGAGTTTCATTTCCGAGCGTTCCTGCACCTGCTGTAAAAATGCCAGGGCCGGGTTGATCGGTGGCGGGGTTAACTGAAGATGAACCCCCTGCTCCAACAAGGCCCGCAACTCTGGGGTTGTCATCCGATGCAATAGTTTGTAGATGGCACTAGCCGTATAGCCTTCCATCAATAAACGACGCACGACTAACACCTGGACTAAGTGGCGGTAGCTATAGCGTCCTTCTCGACCAATCCGGGTTGGCCGATCGATCAGCTTACAGGAGGTGTAATGGCGAATAAGACGAGGATTCACTTCCTCAAGAACGCGATTCTTGGAATCTTCCTGAGGCAAATGCTGCGGGAGAAGTTCATTTGCAATCTCCACCAGCTCGTCTAGAGACCACTGATCTTGGACATGGGAAAAATCATCAATAGTTGTCATGGCTCAGTTCTGACGATCCATACTGATAATACCAAGAATATTCTTCACGCCGTTTCCTTCCTTATTTGACTCTAAATGGTTGATATAGGCACTTGTCTGAATCAATAGTACATTGATTTAATCATCAGTCAAACCCTAGAGTTCCTGATATTTTTCTGACACAATGATACAGACTTTTTTTTACTTTGACGAAGGTAGACCTAGGGAAACACTACAAGTTTGGAGGTAAAACGGTACAGTCTATGGCTGTTCCGAAGCAGAAGCCTAAAGCCCAGGTACTTTTATAACTTTCGCCATCTAAAGTTTTAGAGATCGCTAAGATGTCTTAGGTTTCTACGCTTGATTCCAATTATAGCAATTTTATAACAACTGAGCTTGAAGCCGTCAATTAAGGTACTCTGACACAATATTTGGCCCAGTGATCATGGCTCAAAACCCGTCCTTAATAGTTGCCAAACCCAACCTAAGACAGGGATTCAGCCCGTTGAAAATGGTTAATTATCCTTGTGACGCTTTCCTTAGACAGTATTACGAAATTTTACGCTTCACGGCAGCTACCGCTGTTGATCCTCATTTACACTATTGGGTATCAGTCTCAAGAAATCTGTGGCTTAATTTAATTCTTTGAAAATATTTTGCCCATGGGACTTTGGTGAGAAATGGGACGTTAGGGAGCTAGATAATAGATATAATTCTATATTTACTCTAAAGTCAATATTTATCAAAGCCGATGATGGGATTTGAACCCACGGCCGCTCGATTACGAATCGAGTGCTCTACCACTGAGCTACATCGGCAGGGCAAGAATGACTTCTTATTTATTCTTAGTCATTTAATACTATCACAGGTGATTCAGGCCAAGACCGAACTGGATTTTGTACCTGAGGGTACATAAGGGGCCAAGAGCCTAGTAATATCAGTAAGGGATATACTTCCTCTCCCTGCAAATGTAGGGAATGCAAATTTTCTGAGAGTAAAGGGAATCGTCAGCTATGAGCAGTAAGCCAGACCGTGTGGTTCTCATCGGCGTTGCCGGAGACTCCGGCTGTGGTAAATCAACATTCTTGCGCCGACTGGCCGATCTGTTTGGCGAAGAATTTATGACGGTCATTTGTTTAGATGACTATCACAGTCTTGATCGCAAACAACGGAAAGAGACAGGGATCACTGCCCTCGATCCCCGCGCCAACAACTTTGATCTGATGTACGAACAGATCAAGTCCTTAAAAAATGGCGACTCGATCATGAAGCCCATCTACAACCACGAAACGGGCCTGCTCGATCCCCCTGAGCCAATTGAATCAAACCATGTCATTGTCATTGAAGGCTTACATCCCCTTTACGATGAGCGGGTACGGGGACTGTTAGACTTTAGTGTTTACCTAGATATTAGTGACGACGTAAAAATTGCCTGGAAAATTAAGCGGGACATGGCTGAACGGGGCCATAGTTACGATGATGTTCTCGCTTCAATCAATGCCCGCCGTCCCGATTTTATGGCCTATATTGATCCGCAAAAGCAATACGCCGATGTGGTGATTCAAATTTTGCCGACACAGTTAGTCAAGGAAGAAAAAATCGGCAATATCCTACGGGTGCGGATGTTGCAACGGGAAGGGATTGCTGGGTTTGATCCGGTCTATCTCTTTGACGAAGGCTCAACGATCAGTTGGGTTCCTTGCGGCCGTAAGTTAACCTGTTCTTACCCAGGTATTCGTCTCAGCTATGGCCCCGATGAATACTACGGCCACCAAGTCTCCGTGCTGGAGGTGGATGGTCGGTTCGATAAATTAGATGAAGTGATTTATATCGAAAGCCACTTGAGTAATACATCCACGAAGCACTACGGCGAGATGACCCATCTTTTACTCCAACATCGCGACTATCCGGGGTCTGATAATGGATCCGGGCTATTCCAAGTCTTGACCGGCTTGAAAATGCGGGCGACCTACGAACGGTTGACCACCAAAGAAACCCAAGCTGCCGGAAAACGGTAATCAGCTATTTCTGTCGGCAGAAACCCTTTGGGGTCTGGTGGCATTGCCTAAATGTCTAAAATTGTGTCTTTGGCCAGAGAGGATATGGACATGGAAGCATTATTCTGTCGATTTAGGGCAGCGGTGCGGGGTGTGGTTCTAGTTCTCATTCTGGTTGCGACGCTGGCAATGGGCATCCTACCCCCTGGGGTGGCTTGGGCCGCATCTCAAACGGACGCAAGCCTAGGGGCGATCGCCCAATTTATTCCCCGCCAGGCCCTAGTGGCTCTCTCCCTTGCCAAGCCGGTACAGGAACTTCCTGGGCCCTTAGGTACTCCCCTAGAGCAGATCCTGCGGGATGAATGGCAGAGGTTGGGAATCGGTGAACTTCGCCGGGTGAAGGACTGGGCGGATAATGAAATGGCCATTGCTCTATTACCGTCAGATACTGGTTCAGAAGCTCCGACTCTCCACGGTATAAATCAAGGCACAAACTTGGGCGATCGCCTCCTTTGGATTATTAAAATTCGCCGTAATGAGGCTGCTACTAACTTTTTAGATCGACTCTGGCAAGATAGACAGGGGAATGGGAGTAAGTCAGAAACCTATCAAGGGGTACGGGTGCTCTCCGCTGCGGGAAGCCCTCGCCTAGCCAATCCGAAATCCCTTCAGAATGGGCTGCCGGTGGCTACGGCCCAGGTAAAGGATCGGGTGGTTTTGATTGCCACCAATCCCCAACTCATTAAAGCGGCCCTGGCCAGTGCCCAAAGTCCCGATGCATCCCTGGGCATGATGGCAAGCTATCGTCAGGCGATCGCCACATTGCCCCCGAACCCCTGGGGATTCCTATATGGAAATTTACAATCCTTGGGGGATCCGTCCCAACTGTCGCCCCGCTACGATCGCCTCTTTCTGGCCCTTTATCAAGACGGAAAGCAACTCCTGATGGATATGGCCCTCAAGGGAATTGGGGAAACACCGGCTGAAGAGACTGGGGCAAATTCAACGATCGCCAGTGGTCTTCATTCAGACTTAGTTCAAGCCTGGCCAGCGGATCCAGGGATGGCCCTCATGGGTAAGGCCCTTCCCCAAGCCTGGCAGGATCTCAATGCCGCATTAATCACCTATCCAGCGGGCCGGGCCCAGTCAGGGGAGTCTATTTTGGAACGGG
Coding sequences within it:
- a CDS encoding sodium-dependent bicarbonate transport family permease, translating into MDLSLILSNILNPPVLFFFLGMTAVFVKSDLEIPPPIPKLFSLYLLFAIGFKGGVELAKSGINTEVGLTMLAAVTMAVLVPIYTFFILRIKLDPYNAAAIAATYGSISAVTFITASSFLDELGIAFDGYMVAALALMESPAIIIGLILVNLTAHREDDSEFSWGEVLQEAFLNGSVFLLVGSLLIGFLSGEHGWHVLSPFTQDMFYGVLTFFLLDMGLVAAKRIKDLEKTGGFLIAFSIIIPIFNAGLGLVIARFINLPAGDALLFSVLCASASYIAVPAAMRLTVPEANPSLYISTALAVTFPFNIIVGIPLYQYGINLLWS
- a CDS encoding 16S rRNA (uracil(1498)-N(3))-methyltransferase, whose amino-acid sequence is MSNQPQEKKIGANLQRLVIAPDQVRDDNLSLTSAQCHYLYRVLRLNPGDRFLAMDGQGQRWLSQLGGVGEPSRLLEAAPISTELGVSIVLCMALVKGNSLDLVIQEATELGVREIIPIRSDRSLLQPSASKYQRWQRIAQEAAEQSQRLWVPKISTAIALDEMLTFEGARYMAGLATDAIPLNRALDQGNTHAKNIKKIYIAIGPEGGWTSQEVEQAQRAGWQTVSLGRRTLRAVTAAIAALALISIHYDGEDFIE
- a CDS encoding MerR family transcriptional regulator, with the protein product MTTIDDFSHVQDQWSLDELVEIANELLPQHLPQEDSKNRVLEEVNPRLIRHYTSCKLIDRPTRIGREGRYSYRHLVQVLVVRRLLMEGYTASAIYKLLHRMTTPELRALLEQGVHLQLTPPPINPALAFLQQVQERSEMKLRDRSSPPLTPFGNRSTVAAPATPSVAVAGSEVTHEGKALPETWQRVEVLPGFEVHIREDFSYPQVTREQEAIVQQLVQLLSSYTNQ
- a CDS encoding phosphoribulokinase, which produces MSSKPDRVVLIGVAGDSGCGKSTFLRRLADLFGEEFMTVICLDDYHSLDRKQRKETGITALDPRANNFDLMYEQIKSLKNGDSIMKPIYNHETGLLDPPEPIESNHVIVIEGLHPLYDERVRGLLDFSVYLDISDDVKIAWKIKRDMAERGHSYDDVLASINARRPDFMAYIDPQKQYADVVIQILPTQLVKEEKIGNILRVRMLQREGIAGFDPVYLFDEGSTISWVPCGRKLTCSYPGIRLSYGPDEYYGHQVSVLEVDGRFDKLDEVIYIESHLSNTSTKHYGEMTHLLLQHRDYPGSDNGSGLFQVLTGLKMRATYERLTTKETQAAGKR
- a CDS encoding DUF3352 domain-containing protein, which gives rise to MSKIVSLAREDMDMEALFCRFRAAVRGVVLVLILVATLAMGILPPGVAWAASQTDASLGAIAQFIPRQALVALSLAKPVQELPGPLGTPLEQILRDEWQRLGIGELRRVKDWADNEMAIALLPSDTGSEAPTLHGINQGTNLGDRLLWIIKIRRNEAATNFLDRLWQDRQGNGSKSETYQGVRVLSAAGSPRLANPKSLQNGLPVATAQVKDRVVLIATNPQLIKAALASAQSPDASLGMMASYRQAIATLPPNPWGFLYGNLQSLGDPSQLSPRYDRLFLALYQDGKQLLMDMALKGIGETPAEETGANSTIASGLHSDLVQAWPADPGMALMGKALPQAWQDLNAALITYPAGRAQSGESILERAIADLGHQWKIDLVNTIFPLGSQAYALGLWPQAPDSTQLDWLWTSPITPETDSTLATLDTIATDKGFSRDPIPVGSQSFQAWTKLNPDLENTGRLISQVAGVYGQNGETVWLGSSLVTLSEYFDHLAHPGTDKSNPSSSWLKLNQWGVKERDIQGLLYLNWSKSRFLLEHRFPFLKILDTWTMPLGEQLQSIALINQGRQGPFQRARAIIEWEQER